One genomic window of Coleofasciculus sp. FACHB-1120 includes the following:
- a CDS encoding GFA family protein, with translation MSAQTEEPIIYEGGCHCGAVRFQVIVDEHKVDDCNCSICRKKGFLHLIVPSERFTLLNGADLLTTYTFNTGVAKHTFCRICGIHPFYRPRSHPDSIDVNVRCLDGDVASRFRIVPFDGVNWEQNVHLIRSETSDTD, from the coding sequence ATGAGCGCACAAACAGAAGAACCAATTATCTACGAAGGTGGCTGCCACTGTGGAGCAGTCCGCTTTCAGGTCATTGTTGACGAGCATAAGGTGGATGATTGCAACTGCTCCATCTGTAGGAAGAAGGGCTTTTTACATCTCATTGTGCCGTCCGAACGTTTCACCTTACTAAATGGTGCAGATTTATTGACAACCTACACCTTCAATACGGGTGTTGCTAAGCACACCTTCTGCCGTATTTGCGGGATTCATCCATTTTACCGTCCCCGTTCCCATCCCGATTCAATTGATGTAAACGTGCGTTGTCTTGATGGGGATGTGGCGTCTCGTTTTCGCATTGTTCCGTTTGATGGGGTTAATTGGGAACAAAATGTACACCTGATTCGCTCTGAAACCTCGGACACAGATTAA
- the bchI gene encoding magnesium chelatase ATPase subunit I, which produces MSPTASASPTARRVVFPFTAIVGQEEMKLALLLNVIDPYIGGVMIMGDRGTGKSTTIRALADLLPEIEVVADDPFNSHPSDPDLMSDSVRDRVAKQEEIPIAQKKVTMVDLPLGATEDRVCGTIDIEKALSQGVRAFEPGLLAKANRGILYVDEVNLLDDHLVDVLLDSAASGWNTVEREGISIRHPARFVLVGSGNPEEGELRPQLLDRFGMHAEIRTVKEPALRVEIVEQRAEFDQNPPKFLEKYLPQQQALQQKLVSAQERLISVTMDYDLRVKISEVCSELDVDGLRGDMVINRAARAIAALEGRTEVTVDDIRRVITLCLRHRLRKDPLESIDSGYKVEKVFGRVFGLEASSADTNAASANGVRQSVR; this is translated from the coding sequence GTGAGTCCGACAGCCTCAGCGTCCCCTACGGCACGCCGTGTCGTTTTTCCTTTCACTGCTATCGTGGGTCAGGAAGAGATGAAACTGGCCTTGCTGCTGAATGTGATTGACCCCTACATTGGCGGCGTGATGATTATGGGCGATCGCGGAACGGGCAAATCCACCACGATCCGGGCTTTGGCTGACCTGTTGCCAGAAATCGAAGTCGTGGCTGATGACCCGTTTAATAGTCATCCCAGCGATCCCGATTTGATGAGCGACAGCGTGCGCGATCGCGTGGCGAAACAGGAAGAAATTCCCATCGCCCAGAAAAAAGTCACAATGGTTGACCTGCCGCTTGGTGCGACAGAAGACCGCGTCTGCGGCACTATCGACATTGAAAAAGCTTTATCTCAAGGAGTTAGAGCCTTTGAACCCGGACTCCTCGCCAAAGCTAACCGGGGGATTCTCTATGTGGATGAAGTCAACCTACTTGACGACCACCTAGTCGATGTACTACTTGACTCAGCGGCAAGTGGCTGGAACACCGTCGAACGGGAAGGAATTTCCATCCGTCACCCGGCGAGATTTGTTCTCGTTGGTTCCGGCAACCCGGAAGAAGGCGAACTGCGACCTCAACTGCTCGACCGCTTTGGAATGCACGCAGAAATTCGCACAGTGAAGGAACCGGCGCTGCGAGTGGAAATTGTGGAGCAACGGGCTGAGTTTGACCAAAATCCCCCGAAGTTTCTGGAAAAATATCTTCCTCAGCAACAAGCATTGCAACAAAAGCTCGTCAGCGCTCAGGAACGCCTGATCTCAGTGACGATGGACTATGACTTGCGGGTAAAAATCTCGGAAGTTTGCTCGGAATTGGATGTAGACGGCTTGCGGGGCGATATGGTGATCAACCGAGCCGCTCGCGCGATCGCTGCCCTAGAAGGACGCACTGAAGTCACCGTAGACGATATCCGCCGCGTCATCACTCTGTGTCTGCGTCACCGGCTCCGCAAAGACCCCTTGGAGTCGATTGATTCCGGCTACAAGGTGGAAAAAGTGTTTGGTCGCGTCTTTGGACTGGAAGCGTCCTCAGCAGACACCAACGCAGCTTCAGCCAATGGAGTTCGTCAGAGCGTTCGGTAA
- a CDS encoding serine/threonine-protein kinase, whose translation MSYCINPSCPKPNDPANANNRICRNCGSELLVQGRYQVMRLLSDNSGFGNIYEAYEGATPKILKILKKDHNTNARVVELFQQEAIVLSQLNHPGIPKVEPDGYFQFYPRNSREPVYGIIMEKIDGPNLKEWMQQQGDRPLDQQLALDWLKQLAEILHLVHQKNYFHRDIKPANIMMRSTGHLVLIDFGTAREMTYTYLAEVGGAGSVTRISSAGYTPPEQEKGHAVPQSDFYALGRSFVYLLTGKQATDRAIYEPLTDKFNWRNHAPGISPLLADFIDKLMAPTAGARHKNTQEILDDLAKISQSLSRHKSSPNFSLIGIGSVVGILPPWKPSLAPTIIVGKKNKNRWLVGGAVTCLVGLGGYGIWKLSYQDAPKVIAYENLSGVKTLHGHESQVNSLAISPDGQILASSSADKTIRIWKKSTAKEIRVIKGHDSYVNSLAISPEGNTLISGSADKTIKVLNISTGQEIRRLKGHSDPINSVAISFDWKTLASGSADKTIKIWNIYTGKEIRTLQGHSQPINSVAISPDGTILASGSADKTIKIWDISTGKEIRTLQGHSQPVNSVAISPDGQILASASADKTVKIWDLNIGKEIHTLTGHSNYVNSVAISSDGQTLVSGSADKTIRIWNLSTGEEIRTLTGHSSWVKCIVISPDGQTIATGSGDSTIKIWRVPLTNTR comes from the coding sequence ATGAGCTACTGCATCAATCCCAGCTGCCCTAAACCTAACGATCCAGCCAACGCCAACAACCGTATCTGCCGCAATTGTGGCTCAGAGTTGCTGGTACAAGGTCGCTATCAGGTCATGCGCCTATTGAGTGACAACAGCGGCTTCGGCAATATTTATGAAGCCTACGAGGGTGCAACGCCCAAAATCCTGAAGATCCTCAAAAAAGATCACAACACGAATGCCAGAGTCGTCGAGCTATTTCAGCAAGAAGCCATTGTATTAAGTCAGCTGAATCATCCCGGTATCCCCAAAGTTGAGCCAGATGGATACTTCCAGTTTTATCCCAGAAACAGCCGAGAGCCAGTTTATGGCATCATCATGGAGAAAATTGATGGGCCTAACTTAAAAGAGTGGATGCAACAACAGGGCGATCGCCCTCTCGATCAGCAGCTAGCTCTTGACTGGTTAAAACAGCTCGCTGAGATTTTACATCTTGTCCACCAAAAAAACTATTTCCATCGAGACATTAAACCCGCAAATATCATGATGCGCTCCACAGGGCATCTGGTCTTGATTGACTTTGGCACTGCCAGGGAGATGACCTATACTTACCTTGCCGAAGTCGGTGGTGCAGGCAGTGTCACAAGGATTAGTTCCGCTGGCTATACGCCTCCAGAGCAAGAAAAGGGTCATGCCGTACCCCAATCAGATTTTTATGCATTAGGGCGTAGTTTTGTTTATTTATTGACTGGCAAACAAGCAACGGATCGCGCAATTTATGAACCTTTAACGGATAAATTTAATTGGCGCAACCATGCACCGGGTATTTCACCTTTATTGGCAGATTTTATTGATAAACTGATGGCTCCTACCGCCGGAGCGCGGCACAAAAATACTCAAGAAATTTTAGATGACCTCGCTAAAATTTCACAATCTTTATCTCGACATAAATCTTCCCCTAACTTTAGTCTGATCGGTATCGGGTCAGTTGTTGGTATACTTCCCCCTTGGAAACCTTCATTAGCTCCAACGATCATTGTTGGTAAGAAAAATAAAAATAGATGGTTGGTGGGGGGAGCTGTTACTTGCTTGGTCGGATTAGGAGGATATGGAATTTGGAAACTATCTTACCAAGACGCGCCCAAAGTCATCGCTTATGAAAATCTTTCGGGAGTTAAAACGCTTCATGGGCATGAAAGCCAGGTAAATTCTCTAGCGATTAGCCCGGATGGGCAAATTTTAGCCAGTAGTAGTGCCGATAAAACAATTAGAATTTGGAAGAAGTCTACAGCCAAAGAGATTCGCGTCATAAAAGGGCATGACAGCTACGTGAATTCTCTAGCGATTAGCCCAGAGGGAAATACATTAATAAGTGGCAGCGCCGATAAAACAATTAAAGTTTTAAATATCTCCACTGGTCAAGAAATTCGTAGATTAAAAGGACATTCTGACCCTATTAATTCTGTTGCGATTAGCTTTGATTGGAAGACTCTAGCCAGCGGGAGCGCCGATAAAACGATTAAAATCTGGAATATTTATACAGGTAAAGAAATCCGCACGCTTCAGGGTCATTCTCAACCTATTAATTCCGTTGCAATTAGCCCAGATGGGACGATTTTAGCCAGTGGCAGCGCCGATAAAACGATTAAAATTTGGGATATTTCTACGGGCAAAGAAATCCGTACGCTTCAGGGTCATTCTCAACCTGTTAATTCCGTTGCGATTAGCCCGGATGGGCAGATTTTAGCCAGTGCTAGTGCCGATAAAACAGTTAAAATCTGGGATTTAAACATTGGGAAAGAAATTCACACCCTCACCGGGCATTCTAACTATGTGAATTCGGTTGCAATTAGCTCAGATGGACAAACTTTAGTGAGTGGCAGTGCGGACAAAACAATTAGAATTTGGAATCTTTCAACGGGTGAAGAAATTCGCACGCTTACCGGGCATTCTAGCTGGGTTAAATGTATTGTGATTAGCCCGGATGGGCAGACAATTGCTACTGGCAGTGGTGACAGTACTATCAAAATTTGGCGGGTGCCGCTCACAAATACTCGATAA
- a CDS encoding MlaD family protein, translating into MRSRTVREGSVGLLILLSLFLFGGLILWIRGLNPGSRSYTVVAEFANAGGMQAGAPVRYRGVNVGKITAINPSSNGVDVVMQISPADLLIPRDVVVEANQSGLLSETSIDITPLKPFQPDAKVANPLDPQCQSSLIVCDEDRVQGQIGVSFDELLRSTTRIANLYSDPTFFANLNSVAKNTSVAAVGVSQLTRELTGLSRSVQQEIKTFSVAANSVTSAANQTTNQVGLAANQISKTANQYSVTATQLNQLVDNLNGLVVANRTTLVSTLNNFSQASEQLRLSASNLNGQVTQFGGGQLRRNLELLSANAAQASLNAAQASANFRDLSTALNSPTNLVVLQQTLDSARMTFENAQKITSDLDDLTGDEAFRNNLRNLVNGLSNLVSSTEDLQQQVQVAQALEPVSAAVNQKTGIGTQQNNSLLPPSSPSLAPIAAKKALQLKSVQRQPIGKALPSAYWGEESIQPLADSENKN; encoded by the coding sequence ATGCGATCGCGAACGGTTCGAGAAGGCTCCGTCGGTTTGTTAATCCTGCTGTCCCTTTTCTTATTTGGGGGTCTGATTTTGTGGATACGCGGGCTGAACCCCGGTAGCCGTAGCTACACAGTCGTGGCGGAATTTGCCAATGCTGGCGGGATGCAAGCTGGCGCACCCGTCCGCTATCGCGGCGTCAATGTTGGGAAAATTACCGCCATCAATCCAAGCTCGAATGGCGTCGATGTGGTAATGCAAATTTCACCGGCTGACTTACTAATTCCGCGTGATGTCGTTGTTGAAGCCAATCAATCCGGTCTGCTCAGCGAAACCTCAATTGATATTACTCCCCTGAAGCCCTTCCAGCCAGACGCTAAGGTGGCGAATCCGCTCGATCCGCAATGCCAGTCTAGCTTGATTGTTTGTGACGAGGATCGTGTGCAAGGTCAAATTGGGGTCAGTTTTGATGAACTGCTTCGCAGCACTACCCGCATCGCCAATCTCTACAGTGACCCCACATTCTTTGCTAACCTCAACTCAGTTGCTAAAAATACTAGCGTCGCCGCCGTTGGGGTATCTCAACTTACCCGCGAACTCACGGGTTTAAGTCGCTCAGTGCAACAAGAAATTAAAACCTTCTCAGTCGCAGCCAATTCAGTGACGAGTGCTGCCAATCAAACTACCAATCAAGTTGGTTTGGCAGCAAACCAAATTTCTAAAACCGCGAATCAATATAGCGTGACTGCCACCCAGCTCAATCAGCTTGTTGATAATCTGAATGGTCTAGTTGTCGCCAACCGCACGACTCTTGTCAGTACCTTGAACAACTTTAGCCAAGCTAGCGAACAGTTGCGCCTGAGTGCGAGTAACCTAAATGGACAAGTCACCCAGTTTGGAGGTGGACAACTGCGGCGGAACTTAGAACTCCTGTCTGCAAATGCGGCGCAAGCGTCCCTTAATGCAGCGCAGGCATCGGCTAACTTTCGCGATCTTTCCACCGCTCTTAACAGTCCAACCAATTTGGTTGTGTTGCAACAAACCTTAGACTCAGCGCGGATGACGTTTGAAAATGCTCAGAAAATTACATCTGACCTGGATGATTTGACAGGGGACGAAGCTTTCCGCAACAATTTACGAAATTTGGTGAATGGACTCAGCAATCTAGTGTCTTCAACAGAAGACCTACAGCAGCAGGTTCAAGTGGCTCAGGCTCTAGAACCCGTATCAGCAGCAGTCAATCAAAAAACCGGAATTGGAACACAGCAGAATAATTCTTTGCTCCCCCCTTCATCGCCTTCCTTGGCACCCATTGCCGCAAAGAAGGCGTTGCAATTAAAGTCTGTACAGCGCCAACCCATCGGAAAGGCTTTACCCTCCGCTTACTGGGGTGAAGAATCTATTCAGCCCTTGGCTGACTCTGAGAATAAGAATTAG
- a CDS encoding CHASE2 domain-containing serine/threonine-protein kinase, with the protein MIDRLSKGNFHTVRSHLRRTATFILGQPALVVSVVVSLLVLGVRQQGLLETLELGAYDQMIRLRPAEKPDPRILVVAVTEADIQTYKQYPLSDERMHQMLTKLLANEPRVIGLDIFRDLPVQPGHAELAALMRKDSRIIPVCKVKDSESPGNAAPPSVSESRVGFSDVKVDRDGVLRRALLFLSPSAHEPCPNPNSLGFQLVQRYLEKEGIVAPETAEHLSWKNTVFKPLEANDGGYQGMDARGYQIILNYRSANRPSNQITMSQVINGQFDPSWVKDRIVLIGVTASSIDDAFYTPYSGSQKGNRKMPGVVTHAQLVSQMLSAVLDGRRLFWFWSDWGEALWVLGWSVTGGLMALRLRHPGHLLLGQVAALGVLFGTCWVLFTQAGWVPVVPSAIALVGTAAGVVAYSAHQAEQNQKKIVLLVQEQQINLAQMQALLQQKNQEPKIEEEAEVATAIAPSSVTVLPNRDNYDDDNDETQPWQPGLEVITEPERIERPPLIDSSPIKHNDSLSPSLLMGRYKILRPLASGGFGHTYLAEDTKRPGKPLCAVKHLMPALRDEKFLKLANRLFFTEAAILESLGHHSQIPQLLAYFEENKEFYLVEEFIKGHPLTDELLIDKRLPEAQVVEILCGVLEILVFIHENQVIHRDIKPSNIIRREKDGRLVLIDFGAVKQIQPQEENDQENRTIAIGTRGYTPAEQYDGHPRFSSDIYALGMIGVEAVTGIPPSKLETDRNTGNINWREFASVRDEFAEILDKMVRFHFVTRYQSVTEVLNDLKQLPTPPM; encoded by the coding sequence GTGATAGATCGGCTTTCAAAAGGGAATTTTCATACCGTGCGATCGCACCTAAGACGCACTGCTACCTTCATTTTGGGACAACCAGCCCTTGTGGTCAGTGTGGTGGTCTCCCTCTTAGTGCTGGGAGTCCGGCAACAAGGTCTGCTAGAAACGCTGGAACTGGGTGCTTATGACCAGATGATCCGGTTACGACCAGCCGAAAAGCCAGATCCCCGCATCTTGGTCGTCGCTGTCACCGAAGCAGACATCCAAACCTACAAGCAATACCCGTTGTCTGATGAACGAATGCATCAGATGCTGACAAAACTGCTGGCAAACGAACCGCGTGTCATTGGATTAGATATCTTTCGTGATTTGCCCGTACAGCCTGGTCATGCAGAATTGGCGGCTCTGATGCGAAAGGATAGTCGCATCATTCCCGTGTGTAAAGTTAAAGACTCCGAAAGTCCTGGGAATGCTGCACCCCCAAGCGTCTCAGAGAGTCGGGTTGGCTTCAGCGACGTTAAGGTTGACCGTGATGGCGTTCTGCGGCGGGCTTTGTTATTTCTTTCTCCCTCTGCACACGAACCCTGCCCCAACCCCAATTCCTTAGGCTTCCAGCTCGTACAACGTTACTTAGAAAAAGAAGGAATCGTTGCTCCAGAAACCGCAGAGCATCTGAGCTGGAAAAACACTGTCTTCAAACCTCTAGAGGCTAACGATGGAGGATATCAAGGCATGGATGCGCGGGGGTACCAAATTATTCTCAATTACCGCTCTGCCAACCGCCCTTCCAATCAGATAACGATGAGTCAAGTCATCAACGGTCAGTTTGACCCTAGCTGGGTAAAAGACCGCATCGTTCTCATCGGCGTTACTGCTTCCAGCATTGATGACGCTTTCTATACTCCCTATAGCGGCTCACAGAAGGGAAATCGGAAAATGCCTGGGGTTGTCACTCATGCCCAGCTGGTGAGCCAGATGCTCAGTGCTGTCCTGGATGGGCGTCGTTTATTTTGGTTCTGGTCGGATTGGGGAGAAGCTTTGTGGGTGCTGGGTTGGTCTGTAACTGGCGGATTGATGGCTTTGCGGCTGCGGCATCCAGGGCATTTATTATTGGGACAGGTAGCGGCGCTGGGTGTCTTGTTTGGGACGTGTTGGGTGCTGTTTACCCAAGCGGGATGGGTGCCAGTGGTTCCCTCTGCGATCGCGTTGGTGGGGACGGCTGCTGGTGTCGTGGCTTATAGCGCTCACCAAGCCGAACAAAATCAGAAAAAAATTGTGCTTCTGGTTCAGGAACAGCAAATCAACCTGGCACAGATGCAAGCACTTCTCCAACAGAAAAATCAGGAACCAAAGATTGAGGAAGAAGCAGAGGTAGCAACAGCGATCGCGCCTTCATCCGTAACGGTTCTGCCCAATCGCGATAATTATGATGATGATAATGATGAGACTCAGCCGTGGCAGCCTGGACTAGAGGTAATTACAGAACCTGAGCGGATAGAGCGTCCGCCATTAATAGATTCCTCTCCCATAAAGCATAACGACTCCCTAAGCCCGTCTCTATTGATGGGACGCTACAAGATCCTTCGGCCTCTGGCTTCGGGCGGGTTTGGTCATACGTATCTGGCAGAAGATACCAAGCGACCGGGTAAGCCCCTGTGTGCGGTTAAGCATTTAATGCCTGCGCTTCGGGATGAAAAATTCTTAAAATTGGCGAATCGGCTATTTTTTACGGAAGCCGCCATTCTAGAAAGTTTGGGGCACCATTCTCAGATTCCGCAGTTACTTGCCTATTTTGAAGAAAACAAAGAATTCTATTTAGTCGAAGAATTTATTAAAGGTCATCCGCTCACGGACGAACTGTTGATAGATAAGCGCCTACCGGAAGCGCAAGTGGTGGAAATCTTGTGCGGGGTTCTGGAAATTCTGGTATTTATCCATGAAAACCAAGTCATCCACCGGGATATTAAGCCGAGTAATATTATTCGCCGCGAAAAAGACGGTCGCTTAGTTTTAATTGACTTTGGTGCTGTAAAACAGATTCAACCCCAAGAAGAGAACGACCAGGAAAACCGCACGATTGCCATTGGTACCCGTGGTTACACTCCGGCTGAGCAATATGACGGCCACCCTAGGTTCAGCAGTGATATCTATGCTTTGGGCATGATTGGGGTCGAGGCAGTAACGGGGATACCTCCCAGCAAGCTGGAAACTGACCGGAACACCGGCAACATCAATTGGCGCGAATTTGCCTCAGTTAGAGACGAATTTGCCGAGATTTTGGATAAAATGGTGCGCTTTCACTTTGTGACTCGTTACCAGTCGGTTACAGAGGTGCTAAATGATTTGAAACAGCTTCCCACCCCTCCCATGTAA
- a CDS encoding mechanosensitive ion channel family protein yields the protein MNPETSVSTAWEKIQAMSDSLIVMLPNIVLAVIVFAIFFFAARTIKATVRRLTRRHRQARNLGLVLGRLSQGIVILVGLFVSLSIVIPTFKAGDLVQLLGISGVAIGFAFRDILQNFLAGILILLTEPFQIDDQIVFKDFEGTVENIQTRATTIRTYDGRRIVIPNSELFTNSVTVNTAFENRRLQYDVGIGYGDDIDRAKQLILEAIASVDDVLEDPAPDALVVELADSTVKIRARWWVQPPRRADVLDKQDQVLAAIKNKLTANGIDMPFPTQQILFHDQTEETDGDRSRQREGWPAGNKEVPKPRSIGGSLRKLAEMRAQKDGNGSHRDENPNRSQTANDN from the coding sequence ATGAATCCCGAAACATCGGTATCAACAGCGTGGGAAAAAATTCAGGCAATGAGCGATAGCCTGATTGTCATGCTGCCAAATATTGTGTTAGCAGTAATCGTCTTTGCGATATTCTTTTTCGCAGCAAGAACGATTAAGGCGACAGTCAGACGGCTTACCAGAAGGCATCGACAAGCTCGGAATCTGGGGCTGGTACTAGGTCGTTTGTCACAGGGAATTGTTATTTTAGTCGGTTTATTTGTATCATTATCCATCGTCATCCCGACATTCAAAGCTGGAGATTTAGTTCAACTGCTAGGTATCAGTGGGGTGGCAATTGGTTTCGCCTTCCGCGATATTCTCCAGAATTTTCTGGCTGGCATCTTAATTCTATTGACTGAACCGTTCCAGATCGATGACCAGATCGTATTCAAAGATTTTGAGGGGACGGTTGAAAACATCCAAACGCGAGCCACGACAATTAGAACCTATGATGGTCGTCGCATCGTGATTCCGAATTCTGAGCTGTTCACAAATTCGGTAACTGTGAACACTGCTTTCGAGAATCGCCGCCTTCAGTACGACGTGGGTATTGGTTACGGCGACGATATTGACCGGGCAAAACAACTGATTCTGGAAGCGATCGCTAGCGTCGATGATGTTTTGGAAGATCCAGCTCCCGATGCCCTTGTGGTAGAGCTGGCTGACAGTACTGTGAAAATCCGCGCCCGTTGGTGGGTACAGCCGCCGCGACGTGCAGATGTTCTCGATAAGCAGGATCAAGTTCTCGCTGCCATTAAGAACAAACTCACTGCTAATGGCATCGATATGCCTTTCCCGACGCAGCAAATCCTGTTCCACGACCAAACCGAAGAAACAGACGGCGATCGCTCACGTCAGCGTGAAGGATGGCCTGCGGGTAATAAAGAAGTGCCAAAACCCCGTAGCATCGGCGGTTCACTCCGGAAGCTGGCAGAAATGCGTGCCCAAAAAGATGGCAATGGTAGCCATAGAGACGAGAACCCCAATCGCTCTCAAACTGCCAACGATAATTGA
- a CDS encoding ABC transporter ATP-binding protein yields MPEPLIELKGICKSFGNNVILDGVNLTIYQNDALAIIGPSGTGKSTILRIIAGLLAPDAGEVYILGKRRRGLIEDAEDPLGIGMVFQQAALFDSLTVEENVGFLLFQRSKLSRRRIRELVEEKLEMVGLPGVSDRYPSQLSGGMRKRVSFARAIMSNPDHPQDNPEVLLYDEPTAGLDPIASTVIEDLVRQLQQIPGGCSSYVMVTHQESTIRRTANRVVFLYQGQVQWEGAVSEIDTTDNPIVQQFFSGSVTGPIHVIG; encoded by the coding sequence ATGCCAGAGCCACTCATCGAACTCAAGGGAATTTGTAAATCCTTTGGCAACAATGTCATCTTAGATGGGGTCAATCTGACAATTTATCAGAACGATGCGCTGGCAATTATTGGCCCCTCCGGGACTGGTAAATCGACGATTTTGCGGATTATTGCCGGACTTTTAGCTCCTGATGCCGGTGAAGTTTATATTCTGGGAAAACGGCGTCGCGGCTTAATTGAAGATGCCGAAGATCCCCTGGGAATTGGGATGGTGTTCCAACAAGCGGCTTTATTCGATTCGCTGACGGTGGAAGAGAATGTCGGCTTTCTGCTGTTTCAGCGTTCTAAACTGTCGCGTCGGCGGATACGAGAATTGGTGGAGGAAAAGCTAGAGATGGTTGGGTTGCCGGGAGTCAGCGATCGCTACCCCTCGCAATTGTCGGGTGGAATGCGGAAACGGGTGAGCTTCGCCCGTGCGATTATGTCCAATCCAGACCATCCCCAAGACAACCCAGAAGTTTTACTCTATGATGAACCTACCGCTGGTCTTGACCCCATTGCTTCGACAGTCATTGAGGATTTAGTTCGTCAGTTGCAGCAAATCCCTGGCGGTTGTAGCAGTTATGTCATGGTGACGCACCAAGAAAGTACCATTCGCCGCACTGCTAACCGCGTGGTATTTCTCTATCAGGGACAAGTACAGTGGGAAGGTGCCGTTAGCGAGATTGATACTACCGACAATCCTATCGTTCAACAATTTTTTAGTGGGAGTGTGACTGGCCCAATTCACGTCATCGGCTAA